ATGACGATCGGTAATCAGATCATGGAGGGCTTAATTAAACATCAAAACATGAGCAAAGCCGCTGCTAAAGAGCGTGCTATTGAACTATTAAGCATTGTAGGTATTCCACAACCAGATCGTCGTGTGAACCAATACCCGCATGAATTTTCCGGTGGTATGCGCCAACGCGGCATGATCGCAATCTCTCTTTCATGTTCGCCAAAGCTGTTAATTGCCGACGAGCCAACAACAGCTCTTGATGTAACCATTCAAGCGCAAATTCTTGACTTGATGAAAGATTTGCAAAAGAAAATGGGAACTTCTATTATCATGATCACGCATGATTTGGGTGTAGTTGCTGAAATGTGCGATCGTGTAGTCGTTATGTATGCTGGTAAGGTTATTGAAGAGGGTACGGTAGACGAAGTATTCTACAATCCTCAGCATCCTTATACAAAAGGCTTGCTGCGCTCTGTACCACGACTCGATTTAAATCGTGATGAGCCGCTTACTCCAATCTTCGGTACTCCGCCGGATTTGTTAAAACCTCCAGTGGGATGTGGCTTTGCTGCACGCTGTGAGTGCACAATGAAGGTATGCATGGAATACGATCCAGAATTGACTACAATTAGCGACAGTCAACGCGCCGCCTGCTGGTTACAGCATCCGTTAGCACAAGCTCGCACAGGTTCGTAAGGGAGGAGGAGCACAGATGTCAAACAAAGCTATGTCAAACGATGATACATTGGTTGAGGTACGCAATTTAAAGAAATACTTTAAGATCGGTGAAAATACATTAAAGGCAGTCAATGACGTATCCTTTACGATCAAACGCGGTGAAACTCTAGGGATCGTAGGCGAGTCTGGCTGTGGGAAGTCTACTGCTGGTCGTACAATGCTTCGCCTATACGATCCAACTGAAGGACAAGTAATTTTTGAGGGTAAAGATTTGGCGAAATTAAGCCCTGCAGAAATGAAAGCAATGCGTCGTAACATCCAGATGATTTTCCAAGATCCATACGCTTCTCTTAACCCGCGTATGACAGTTGGCGATATTATCGGTGAAGCATTAGATATTCATGGTCTGGCTAGTGGTTCAAAACGTAAAGAACGCATCCAAGAATTGTTGTCGTTAGTAAGCTTGAATCCTGAACATATGAACCGTTTTCCACATGAGTTTTCTGGTGGTCAGCGTCAACGTATTGGGATTGCACGCGCTCTAGCTGTTGAACCGAAATTTATCGTGTGTGACGAACCGATTTCAGCATTGGACGTATCCGTTCAAGCTCAGGTTGTTAACTTATTGGAGCAGTTGCAAGAAAAAATGGGCTTAACGTATATGTTTATCGCCCATGACTTGTCCATGGTAAAATACATTTCTGATCGAGTTGGCGTTATGTATTTAGGAAAAATGGTAGAGCTAGCAGATAGTGAAAAGCTGTATGAAAAACCGCTCCATCCGTATACTCAAGCTTTATTATCTGCGATTCCGATTCCAGATCCTGAAATCGAGCGTACTCGTGAGCGTATCGTCCTGCAAGGCGATGTACCGAGTCCAATGAATCCACCAAGCGGTTGTCATTTCCGTACGCGTTGCCCGAAAGCAATGCCGGAGTGTGCAGCGAAGGAGCCAGCTTGGAAAGAGATTGAATCAGGTCATTTCGTAGCTTGTCACTTGTTCAACTAAATTCGTTATTCTCTGCGAAAAATGAGTATAAAAGAAAACGGCGCCTTGCAGTACAGCAGGGCGCCGTTTTCTTTTATCCGGTAAAGCATGGATTTCCATTTATTTCAAAATATCCGAAAATTGCAGACAATCTTATTTTGTAAAATGCTGTGGTAATCATTTGTAAAGTTATTATTTTGTGAAATTTTACAGTTTTTTAGTAATTAAGTCCCTCTGTTTATCCGATATAGATAATAAGTTTCATGTTTCTTTTATACATATGAATAATTTGTGGTACTATAGGCTCGATATGTGCCGGGTCTTTTAACATGTAAGGAGGATGATAATAATGATCAAGGGAGTTAGGGGGTTAAAGGATAACTGGAGGCCCTTTTTAACAAACATAAGAAATGTAAGACTTCATATGGGGAACTCCATAGCAACTAAAATGATTATCTGGGGAATCATCCTGGTTCTATTGATCTTTGGAACCTTAGAAACGATCGTATTGTCTTTCTCCAAAAATACGTTAATCAACATTACAACCAAACAATCTAAAATGTTGACAGAGCAATACACAGCCAGTGTTGATGATTGGATAAATTCAATTGGAACAAAAGTAAAAAGCTCTGCTTCAAAGAATGTAATGCGTACCAACATTGATACCCTCATAAAAGATGAATTTAAATTGTTGCGACAGAGTTTTCCGGAAATTAAAAAGATTCATCTAGTGAATGGAAATACAGGAATCGAAGAGTATTCATTAACTACTATGAATTTTACGAATTTTAATGATAAATTCTTTTTTAAAGAGGCAGTTTCTAAAAAACAAATGGTTATTTCGGGTGAAGATATTCAGCCTCATGTAGAAAAAAGCTATGGCTACATCGCAACACCAATTGGTCCATCTAATAGCGATACAAGCCGTATCCTGATCGTTGCCTTTTCTATGCAAAAATTGCTAGACAGCGTAGCAGGGGTTCAGTTCATGGAAAATGGCTATGGCTATGTATTAAACGAGAATGGTCTGGTCGTGGCTCATAAAAATGAGGAATACACGAACAATTTAGAGGTAGGTAGTAATCCGGCTTATAAAGAATTGATGCAAAAAGTAGTCGATCGCTCAAGTTCCAATGTTATTTACAATGATAATGGAATCGAATCATTCGCATCCATTGCTCCATTAAAAACGTTGCCATGGAGCTTGGTATTAAGCACAAGCCTGTCGGAAGTCTACGGAGAAGTTAACAGCATGGGCTGGATTATCTTCTTAGTCAGTATTCCGGTCACTGTGCTAGCAGGTGTAGCTATTTGGTGGTATGCAAATTCGATGAAAAGGCAATTATTATCTGTAACAACACAAATGCAGCGAGTTGGCAGTGGAGACTTCACGACAAAAATTGAGGTGCGGGGTAAAGACGAAATTGCTCAAGTCGGACAAGCACTTAACCAGATGGTGGGGGAACTAAAGGATTTAATCACCCGTGTACAAAGTCAAGCAGTTGTCCTAAATGTGGCATCTGGTGAGTTGCAGAAACATTCTGAAGCAAATACCGTGTCCCTGCATCAGATTTCAGGTACGTTAACTGGGATATCAGAACGCATATCCATGCAAAATCGAGAGGTGCAGAATACTGTGACTACTGTTTCGGAGATCTCCGAGGGGGTGGAGCAGGTTGCGATATCAGCAGAAGCTACCTCTCATGCTACATCGAAAACATTAGAACGGGCACAGGTCGGCATGAAGCAGGTTCAAGATGTAGTAGAGGTTGTTCGTGGTGTTACGAAAGAAATCGGACAAAATGCGAATCGGATGCATTCGTTACGCCAACGCTCAAATGAAATTGCAGAAATTGTTAAAATGATAACGGGAATCGCATCTCAAACCAATCTGCTTGCTTTAAATGCAGCTATAGAAGCAGCACGGGCGGGAGAAGCAGGTAAAGGATTCTCGGTTGTAGCAAGCGAGGTTCGCAAGTTAGCAGAGGAAAGCAGTAGCTTTTCGGAAAAAATTGCAGCAATCGCGGGATCGATTAACTATGAAGCAAAAGAGATGACGCAAAATATGGATGAGGTAGTAAAACAAGCGGATGCTGGACTTACATCCGTGGAAATGGTAGGCCAATCCTTTACCCATATCTTACAGGAGATTCAGGCGGCTGCTGAACAGAGTGAATCCATGACTGCTATTTCAGAAGAGATGGCAGCCGGTAATCAAGTTGTTAGTAGCTCCATGCAAAACTTGTCACAAAGGTCTGGGGAGATTGATCAATCACTGATTGAAGCAGTTACTACTATCGAAGGGCAGTTAAAAGCGATTGCAGAGATAAATAAAAACGTCCAAAGTATGCAAGAATTATCAAATGATCTAGAAGCCCATGTGGCTAAATTCCAAGTATAAGTACAAGCTTGCCGTTCACCTTAGCAGGGACGGCAAGCTTTTTTGTCAGTACAGTAAGCAACCTCTCGAATCTCTTTATTTTTTATTTCGATCAAAGTGTGAATATTTTCCTGAGAAAAGGAGAAGCTAGAAATACGAATGGAGGTACGAGATTGAAATGAAAAGATTACTTCATGTTTTTCTCTGTTTGGTTACTTGCATAACCATGCTTACTCCAGGGCTAGCTTCTGCAGAAGAGTCAAAACCTAATATGGCTCCGCATGCAAAATCAGCGATCCTAATGGAGGCAGATTCCGGAACCATTCTGTTTGAAAAAAATGCGCATGAGAAACTACCGCCTGCAAGTATCACTAAGGTAATGACCTTGTTATTGATTTTTGAGGCGATGGAACGAGGAGAAGTAAAGCTAACCGACAAAGTTCGTACCAGCGAACGAGCTGCTTCCATGGGCGGATCTCAGATTTTCTTGCAGCCTGGTGAAGAGATGACAGTGGAGGATATGGTGAAAGGGATTGCTATTGCTTCTGGAAATGATGCTGCAGTTGCTATGGCTGAGCATATCGGAGGAACAGAAGAAGCGTTTATCAAGAAGATGAATGAACGAGCTGCCCAATTAGGTTTAAAAAATACACACTTTATTAACTGCAACGGATTACCCTCCCCAGATCATTACACAACTGCCTCTGACATTGCAATCATGTCGCGTGAGCTGTTAAAACATGAAATAATTACTAAATATACCGGCATCTATCAAGATTATCTACGAAAAGACAGTGCCAGCCCATTCTGGTTAGTTAACACGAATCGACTTGTTCGATTTTATGACGGAGTAGATGGCTTGAAGACGGGTTACACCTCGGAAGCCAAATTTTGTATTACAGCAACAGCAAAACGTAAAAATATGCGCGTAATTGCTGTTGTATTGGGTGAACCCGATACCAAGGTAAGAAATAAAGAAATTACTGGTATGTTTGATTATGCCTTTAATCATTATCAAGTACATCCCATATATAAAAAAGGGGATGTTATTCAACAGCTTTCTTTGGATAAGGGAGAAGAAACGAAGGTAAACGTTGTGACCGAACAGCCTGTTAGTCTTCTTTTGAAAAAGGGAGAAAATCCTAATGCATTTGTAAAAGAGATTACACTTGCTAGTGAGGCAAAAGCTCCGATTAAAAAGTCAAATGTAGTGGGCCATATTTTTATCAAAAAAAATGGTAAAGAAGTAGCCCGAATTGATTTGTATCCAGAGAAAACCGTTGAACGAGCCAATATGTGGGACATACTCAAAAGAACAACCCAGAAGGTAATGTTTACCTATCGCTGAAATTACGAAAAATGTCGAGAATGTCCACTTTTGTAGAGGCTTCTCGACTTTTTTGTTCTTTTGTCGGCTGGGAGGATTTGGTTTATTGAATAGAGAAAAAGAGAGACATCAACGGGAGAAGGAGTTGTTCCAAGTTATGAGCTTGCACATTGAAATGGAGACCTTACGTGAGGTCCTGTTGGTCCGCCTGCAAGGGGAGCTGGATCATCACACAGCGGAAACTTTGAGGAACCGTTTAGACACCGCTATCAAGGATGAGCAGATTCGTCATGTGGTCCTCGACTTGGAGGACTTGACCTTCATGGATAGCTCAGGAATTGGTGTGATTTTAGGGAGATACAAACAAATTACAGCGCGTTCTGGTGAGGTATTTGTCTGTTCCATTAATCCAACCATTTATCGCATTTTTGAAATGTCAGGTTTGTTTAAGGTATTAAAGTACAAAGAGCATGTATCAGATGCTTTGGACGTACTGGGGGTGGCATAACGATGAAAAATCACATGCAACTACAATTCTCTGCCCTCAGTCAAAACGAAGCATTTGCTCGCGTTGCAGTGGCATCTTTTATCTCGCAGCTCGATGTCACAATGGAAGAATTAGAGGAAATCAAAACTGTCGTATCAGAAGCAGTGACAAATGCGATTATCCATGCCTATGAGGAAAACCCACTTGGAGTGGTTCATATTGAAGCTTCTTTAGAGGATGGAGTAGTTGAGCTTGTCATTGAGGATTATGGAAAAGGAATTGTTGATGTGGAAGAGGCGATGCAACCATTGTTTACTTCTAAGCCAGAGCTGGAACGCTCAGGAATGGGTTTTACGATTATGGAAAATTTCATGGATTCATTAGAAGTTGTTACGGCCATTGATCAGGGTACAAGGATTCGCTTAGTTAAACGTCTCGCTTATGCAAAAGCTTTACAAAGCTAGGGGTAATGCCATGGGAGCCGATATTAAAAACGCTAGTCAGCCGTTTCTTACTAACGAACAAGTAAAAGAGCTCATTGCTAAAAGCCAAACGGGAGATACGTCTGCACGTGACCAACTGGTAAGTAGTAATATTCGTTTAGTATGGTCTGTTGTCCAACGTTTTATGAACCGTGGCTATGAAGCAGATGATTTGTTTCAAATTGGATGTATTGGATTATTAAAGGCAGTCGACAAATTCGATTTAAACTATGATGTCAAATTCTCAACGTATGCTGTTCCAATGATCATCGGAGAAATTCAACGCTTTCTGCGGGATGATGGTACGGTCAAAGTCAGCCGTTCGTTGAAGGAAACGGCAAACAAAGTGCGAAGAACGCGGGACGAATTGTATAAGAAATTCGGGCGTTCCCCTACCATCAGCGAAGTTGCAGAGACGTTGGGTCTGTCTAATGAGGATGTCGTATTCGCTCAGGAGGCTAGTCGAGCGCCATCATCGATTCATGAAACGGTTTTTGAAAATGATGGTGACCCGATCACCTTGATTGATCAAATAGCCGATGAAAGCTTAAGCAAATGGTTTGATCAGATTGCCTTACGTGATGCAATAAGTAAATTGACAGAACGGGAACAATTGATCGTTCTTCTTCGTTACTATAAAGATCAAACTCAATCTGAGGTAGCTGAGAGATTAGGAATCTCACAGGTACAGGTGTCGCGATTGGAAAAGAGGATACTTCAAACGATAAGAGACCAAATCGAGCAATAGCTCGAATGGTCTCTTTCTTTTTGCAGATACTACATAAAAACACCGCACTGCTTGCATTAGGCAGGAAGGAGGCAGTGAATATGGAGCAGATTTTATTTTTACGCTTACGTAAGCGACTGGTGATAAGACAGAAAGATGTTATTCTGCTCGGTGATATCTGTCAGCTTTATTTAGATGGGGAGCGCGAGGAGAAATTACGTCGTATTCCGCTCTATCAAGTAAAAAAAGAGGATGGGAATTTGATTATCATCGACATTATGCAGGTAATCCGTAAACTGCGTCAGATGTATCCAGAGATCCACCTTAAGGTACAGGGTTCGACTCAAATTATCGTTGAGGTAGAGAATCCCGCCAAACGTGCTAATTTTTTTCTTGTATCATTTGTTTGGCTTCTTCTGTTTATAGGATCTGGTTTAGCCCTAATGAACTTTCACGCTGATGTCAGCATGTTAGAGGTACAGCGACGTCTATATCAGCTAATCACGGGACAATATGAAAAACGTCCTCTACTACTTCAAATCCCTTACTCATTAGGAATCGGTCTTGGGATGGTTTTGTTTTTTAATCATATTTTTCGTAAACGATTCAACGAAGAGCCCAGTCCACTTGACGTTGAATTATTTTTATATCAACAGAACCTGGATCAATATTATTTAGAAAATGAGAACGAGGAAAATCAACGAGATAAGACATGATGCTGCTATATTTGTTTGTCATCGTAATGGGACTAGGCTGGGGTCTTGCTGTAGGAAGTGGTCTGGTCGCTTTTTTAAGCGTTCTAGATATCATTCCACGCCTTACACAGCTCTCTTCTTCTCATTCTTTTACTCGCAGCTATGAATGGGCCATCGTCTTAGGTGCGCTTTGGTTTACATGGTGTGATTACTTGGCGATTTCAGTGCAGCTCCCAGCGGTGCTAACCGCGGTGGTAGGAAGCTTCGCTGGTATATTCGTAGGTATGCTAGCGGCTGGTCTTACAGAGGTATTAAATGTGTTTCCTATTCTAACCAAGCGATTGGGGCTCCATGATTATATGAGAAATTTTTTGATGGCGATGGTGTTAGGGAAGATAGTAGGTTCTT
The nucleotide sequence above comes from Brevibacillus laterosporus LMG 15441. Encoded proteins:
- the spoIIAA gene encoding anti-sigma F factor antagonist, whose protein sequence is MSLHIEMETLREVLLVRLQGELDHHTAETLRNRLDTAIKDEQIRHVVLDLEDLTFMDSSGIGVILGRYKQITARSGEVFVCSINPTIYRIFEMSGLFKVLKYKEHVSDALDVLGVA
- a CDS encoding stage V sporulation protein AA, which translates into the protein MEQILFLRLRKRLVIRQKDVILLGDICQLYLDGEREEKLRRIPLYQVKKEDGNLIIIDIMQVIRKLRQMYPEIHLKVQGSTQIIVEVENPAKRANFFLVSFVWLLLFIGSGLALMNFHADVSMLEVQRRLYQLITGQYEKRPLLLQIPYSLGIGLGMVLFFNHIFRKRFNEEPSPLDVELFLYQQNLDQYYLENENEENQRDKT
- a CDS encoding D-alanyl-D-alanine carboxypeptidase family protein is translated as MKRLLHVFLCLVTCITMLTPGLASAEESKPNMAPHAKSAILMEADSGTILFEKNAHEKLPPASITKVMTLLLIFEAMERGEVKLTDKVRTSERAASMGGSQIFLQPGEEMTVEDMVKGIAIASGNDAAVAMAEHIGGTEEAFIKKMNERAAQLGLKNTHFINCNGLPSPDHYTTASDIAIMSRELLKHEIITKYTGIYQDYLRKDSASPFWLVNTNRLVRFYDGVDGLKTGYTSEAKFCITATAKRKNMRVIAVVLGEPDTKVRNKEITGMFDYAFNHYQVHPIYKKGDVIQQLSLDKGEETKVNVVTEQPVSLLLKKGENPNAFVKEITLASEAKAPIKKSNVVGHIFIKKNGKEVARIDLYPEKTVERANMWDILKRTTQKVMFTYR
- a CDS encoding ABC transporter ATP-binding protein, which codes for MSNDDTLVEVRNLKKYFKIGENTLKAVNDVSFTIKRGETLGIVGESGCGKSTAGRTMLRLYDPTEGQVIFEGKDLAKLSPAEMKAMRRNIQMIFQDPYASLNPRMTVGDIIGEALDIHGLASGSKRKERIQELLSLVSLNPEHMNRFPHEFSGGQRQRIGIARALAVEPKFIVCDEPISALDVSVQAQVVNLLEQLQEKMGLTYMFIAHDLSMVKYISDRVGVMYLGKMVELADSEKLYEKPLHPYTQALLSAIPIPDPEIERTRERIVLQGDVPSPMNPPSGCHFRTRCPKAMPECAAKEPAWKEIESGHFVACHLFN
- a CDS encoding stage V sporulation protein AB, with the protein product MMLLYLFVIVMGLGWGLAVGSGLVAFLSVLDIIPRLTQLSSSHSFTRSYEWAIVLGALWFTWCDYLAISVQLPAVLTAVVGSFAGIFVGMLAAGLTEVLNVFPILTKRLGLHDYMRNFLMAMVLGKIVGSLLQWTFSL
- a CDS encoding methyl-accepting chemotaxis protein, translated to MIKGVRGLKDNWRPFLTNIRNVRLHMGNSIATKMIIWGIILVLLIFGTLETIVLSFSKNTLINITTKQSKMLTEQYTASVDDWINSIGTKVKSSASKNVMRTNIDTLIKDEFKLLRQSFPEIKKIHLVNGNTGIEEYSLTTMNFTNFNDKFFFKEAVSKKQMVISGEDIQPHVEKSYGYIATPIGPSNSDTSRILIVAFSMQKLLDSVAGVQFMENGYGYVLNENGLVVAHKNEEYTNNLEVGSNPAYKELMQKVVDRSSSNVIYNDNGIESFASIAPLKTLPWSLVLSTSLSEVYGEVNSMGWIIFLVSIPVTVLAGVAIWWYANSMKRQLLSVTTQMQRVGSGDFTTKIEVRGKDEIAQVGQALNQMVGELKDLITRVQSQAVVLNVASGELQKHSEANTVSLHQISGTLTGISERISMQNREVQNTVTTVSEISEGVEQVAISAEATSHATSKTLERAQVGMKQVQDVVEVVRGVTKEIGQNANRMHSLRQRSNEIAEIVKMITGIASQTNLLALNAAIEAARAGEAGKGFSVVASEVRKLAEESSSFSEKIAAIAGSINYEAKEMTQNMDEVVKQADAGLTSVEMVGQSFTHILQEIQAAAEQSESMTAISEEMAAGNQVVSSSMQNLSQRSGEIDQSLIEAVTTIEGQLKAIAEINKNVQSMQELSNDLEAHVAKFQV
- the spoIIAB gene encoding anti-sigma F factor gives rise to the protein MKNHMQLQFSALSQNEAFARVAVASFISQLDVTMEELEEIKTVVSEAVTNAIIHAYEENPLGVVHIEASLEDGVVELVIEDYGKGIVDVEEAMQPLFTSKPELERSGMGFTIMENFMDSLEVVTAIDQGTRIRLVKRLAYAKALQS
- a CDS encoding ABC transporter ATP-binding protein; translation: MERILEVKDLHVSFHTYAGEVKAVRGVNFHVNKGEAVAIVGESGCGKSVTAQSLMKLIPTPPGEYKQGQILFNGQDIIKKTNKEMESIRGKEIGMIFQDPMTSLNPTMTIGNQIMEGLIKHQNMSKAAAKERAIELLSIVGIPQPDRRVNQYPHEFSGGMRQRGMIAISLSCSPKLLIADEPTTALDVTIQAQILDLMKDLQKKMGTSIIMITHDLGVVAEMCDRVVVMYAGKVIEEGTVDEVFYNPQHPYTKGLLRSVPRLDLNRDEPLTPIFGTPPDLLKPPVGCGFAARCECTMKVCMEYDPELTTISDSQRAACWLQHPLAQARTGS
- the sigF gene encoding RNA polymerase sporulation sigma factor SigF, with translation MGADIKNASQPFLTNEQVKELIAKSQTGDTSARDQLVSSNIRLVWSVVQRFMNRGYEADDLFQIGCIGLLKAVDKFDLNYDVKFSTYAVPMIIGEIQRFLRDDGTVKVSRSLKETANKVRRTRDELYKKFGRSPTISEVAETLGLSNEDVVFAQEASRAPSSIHETVFENDGDPITLIDQIADESLSKWFDQIALRDAISKLTEREQLIVLLRYYKDQTQSEVAERLGISQVQVSRLEKRILQTIRDQIEQ